In Solanum stenotomum isolate F172 chromosome 6, ASM1918654v1, whole genome shotgun sequence, one DNA window encodes the following:
- the LOC125868093 gene encoding protein phosphatase 2C 37-like, translated as MAGMCCGVNIAETEATAPVEPSSEAARRRRMGIHQFRFVPTDAAAVSAAASVAVQENGRKRHRIEKAIDNKKRQKLETSVTISLSPPPVAVVVADEQKGKDIEVLDLSESGSQSVEIEPDLPKFGATSVCGRRRDMEDAVAIHPSFCKENSESSSNLHFFGVYDGHGCSHVAMKCKDRMHEIVKNEVEKEETPWKEAMIQSFSLMDKEVVNYSGALRSSTSGSNCRCELQTPQCDAGSTAVVAVVTPDKIIVSNCGDSRAVLCRNGVAIPLSVDHKPDRPDELNRIQEAGGRVIYWDGARVLGVLAMSRAIGDNYLKPYVISEPEVTITDRTNEDECLILASDGLWDVVSNETACGVARMCLQSRRPPSPAGSPGNDITVTGAGESSDKACSDASILLTKLALARHSSDNVSVVVVDLRKNV; from the exons atGGCTGGGATGTGTTGCGGGGTTAATATAGCTGAAACTGAGGCTACTGCACCAGTTGAGCCAAGTTCAGAAGCTGCAAGGAGAAGAAGAATGGGAATTCATCAGTTCCGTTTTGTACCCACAGATGCTGCAGCTGTTTCAGCTGCAGCATCGGTGGCGGTACAGGAAAATGGACGGAAAAGGCATAGGATTGAGAAAGCTATTGATAATAAAAAGAGACAGAAATTGGAAACTAGTGTGACGATCTCGTTGTCACCTCCGCCGGTGGCGGTGGTGGTGGCGGATGAACAGAAAGGAAAGGATATTGAAGTGTTGGATCTGTCGGAATCTGGTTCTCAATCTGTTGAAATTGAGCCTGATTTACCCAAATTTGGTGCGACTTCGGTAtgtggaagaagaagagatatgGAAGATGCGGTTGCAATTCATCCTTCTTTTTGCAAAGAGAATAGTGAAAGCTCAAGCAATTTACATTTCTTCGGTGTTTACGATGGCCATGGCTGTTCCCAT GTGGCGATGAAGTGTAAAGATCGAATGCACGAGATAGTGAAAAACGAGGTGGAGAAGGAAGAAACTCCATGGAAAGAAGCAATGATTCAGAGCTTTTCTCTAATGGATAAAGAAGTTGTCAACTATTCTGGCGCACTCCGATCTTCTACCTCAGGTTCCAATTGTAGATGCGAGCTTCAGACTCCACAGTGCGATGCCGGATCAACTGCTGTCGTTGCCGTTGTAACTCCGGACAAAATCATCGTCTCCAATTGCGGTGATTCTCGTGCCGTCCTCTGTAGAAACGGCGTCGCTATTCCTCTTTCCGTTGATCATAAG CCGGATCGACCTGATGAATTGAATCGGATACAAGAAGCCGGTGGCCGTGTTATATATTGGGACGGAGCTAGAGTTCTCGGCGTTTTGGCAATGTCTCGAGCAATTG GCGACAATTATTTGAAACCATATGTTATATCAGAACCGGAGGTGACGATAACAGATCGAACCAACGAAGACGAGTGTTTGATATTAGCCAGTGACGGATTATGGGATGTGGTATCGAACGAGACCGCGTGTGGCGTGGCACGTATGTGTTTGCAATCGAGACGGCCACCGTCTCCGGCGGGTTCGCCGGGAAATGACATTACGGTGACCGGCGCCGGAGAAAGCTCCGACAAGGCCTGTTCAGATGCATCAATTCTGTTGACGAAATTAGCCTTGGCTAGGCACAGTAGTGATAATGTTAGTGTTGTGGTGGTGGATTTGAGAAAAAATGTATAA